GGTGTTGTACGGTGAAGTCGGCGGTGAAGATGAAGCGGGGCACTGGATCGCCAAAAATGCCTATATTGGCGGGCTTTACCTGCCGGTGATTGAACCGAGTGAAGCTGTTTCATTGCGACTGGAGTATGCTGACCTTTCAAGCCCGGTCTGGTATCGCCACTCCCTTTACCGGTCGGGATATACCTATAATGGAAAGATCCTTGGCCATCACGTCGGTGGCGGGGCCAAAGACTGGTATATTGCACTTGATTGGTGGCTGGCTGACAGTGTACAAATGATTTTGGGGTGTGATTGGGAAAAACGTGGTTTTGATCAAGCTGTTTTCGAAAAGCACCGGCAGCCGTTTGTGGCTGTCGACTGGATGGTCGCGCCTGACTGGCAACTTAACGCCCGCTACGCAAACGATTCTATCGAGAATGTGGGCTATGTTGCAGGTGTCGAACGAACAGATCATGCCGCGAGCTTCACTATAACGCGTATCTGGTGACTAGTACCCTGTAACCCATAGGATTTCGAGGGATTGCGCAGGGCTTTGACGTGTCAGCAAGGCGCGATTTCTGTTGCCTAGCCGTAGCTAAACAGCTGAAATCGGAACGTAGCTGACGCGGCAAAGAACAAGCAAGATGCGAAAGATTATGGGTTACAGGGTACTAGGAGCCTGTCCGAGAATGAATGATCGGCTGCAAACCCAGCTTGGCTCATATTTCAGCTCCTTTTTGCCCCATAGCTACGGCTATGAGGCTGCAAATGAGCTAAAATCTGCTCTCAAACTTTTGGATTTTCGCTGCGGCCCTTATTCTCGGACAGGCTCTTGGTGGAAAATCGCAATACTGCTTTATATAACTTTGCCGGACAGGGGAACCGTTTGTAATGCGACGTAAAATTCTAGTATTAATAGTGCTCTTTATGGCCTTTACGCGTCTGCCATTGTGTGCTGAACTTTTGTCAGACGACCAGATGACAGGGTTCAACCGTGACCAGACGACAGGGTTCAACCGTGACCAGACGACAGGGCAATCGGGCGTTATGGCCACCCCTGAAAAACAGGGTGAGATTAAACAGCAATCACCTGCTTTGGCACCTGAACGTGTGCCTGAATCTAGCGCCGAGCGATTTTTTTCGACTCCGCATCTGCCGCTGGGGGAATTTATAGGTGGTGAATCTCGCACAAAGGAGATCAATCGTTCTGACATTGAAGACCCATTGACCCAACTGCTATCCCTTGAGGGGGGCGTGATTGCCGCACAGAAAATGCGTTTGTTCAAAAAACTTGATAAAGAAGATCAGCGACGTTATTTGCTGACTCTTCCCCTACGTGAGCGCCAGACATTCCTTGAATCGCTGGGAGACAAAGGTGTCTGGTTTGACGCGGATTTAAGTAATACCAAATCTAAACAACCTCTTGTGCAATTTGGCTACGATTTTTTTACCAGGTCCGGACAAGTCCTCTCTGAAGCATCGGGGCTGGTTGGCCCTGATTACATCGTTGGTCCTGGCGATGGTTTGAATATCGACATCTGGGGGAGTTTGAACGGGAATTTTCGTGTCGAGGTGGCCCGCAACGGGGAAATCGTTTTGCCGAAGATCGGCGCGATTCAGCTTTGGGGGCAGTCTTTTGCACAAATCCGTGAAACGATCCGCAAGCAGATCGCCAAATATTATTCCGGCTTTGAATTGAATGTCAGTCTCGGTGCCCTGCGGTCGATTCAGGTCTATGTTGTCGGCGAGGTCAATCAGCCCGGAACCTATACCGTAAATGCCCTGTCGACCGTACTGAATGTGCTTCACGCGGCGGGCGGGCCAACCAAAAAAGGGACCTTGCGCAACCTTCGCCTGATGCGCACCGGTGAAACCGTTTCCGCTGTCGACCTTTATGATTTTTTCCTGACCGGCGACCGCAGTCACGATGTCAGACTGCAATCCGGGGATACGGTTTTTGTTCCGGTTGCGGTGTCTCAGGTGGGGATCAGTGGCGAGGTTCGTCGCCCGGCTATCTATGAACTGATCGCTGGAGAAAACCTGACAACGTTGCTGGAAATGGCGGGCGGAGTGACCGCCATGGCGGTCACCGATCATGTCCAGATTGAACGCGTCGATGGTGCGCAGGGCAAAGTCATCCTCGATTACAACCTGGATCTCAAGGCAAAAACAACGACCGACAGTCTCAACGTGCCATTGGCAGATCGTGATCTTGTCAGGGTTGCGGCCCTTCCCGCCTTTGCGACCCGTTACGTCCGGCTCAGCGGATATGTCAATCGTCCGGGGCGATTTGAATGGGTTCCCGGCATGCGGGTTGCCGACCTGCTGACGAAAGACAATCTGCTCCCCGGTTATTTTACCGAAATGGCCGAAATCCTGCGCATTCAGCCGCCCTATTATCGCCCTGAAAAAATCACCTTCAATCCGGAGATGGCGGCAGGCGGGAATCTCGAGAACAACCATCGTTTGCATGAATTTGATGAAGTCCACATTTTCTCCCGCAAACAAATGGAGGAGTTAGCCACGGTTAATATTTTGGGCGCGGTGAATAATCCGGGGGAATATCAGCTCTACGCGAGCATGACCGTTCGCGATCTGATCATGCAGGCGGGGAATGTCAGGAACTTTGCCTATTTACCTCAGGCGGAACTGTGCCGTTTCACCCCGGTCGGCAAAGAAACACGCACCGAACGTGTTCTGATCGATCTGGACCGGGCGTTACAAGGGGATGCCGACAACAATCTTGCGTTGCAGGCTGAAGATCATCTTTTCGTTCGTTCAGTCCCCGGTTATAACGAACGACTCACGGTCACTGTTGGTGGAGAAGTCCTCTTTCCCGGAACTTACGCGATCAACAGACAGGAAACATTGAGCGATCTCTTGCAGCGGGCCGGAGGGTACACCGGTGAGGCCTATCTGCGTGGCGCCACCCTGTCCAGAGAATCAGTGAAAGCTTTGCAAAAAGCCAATGTCGAAAAACTGATTGCCGAACAGGAAAAAGTGATGGCCCAGATGTCGTATGAGATCGCCGCGGGAGCGGTCAGTGCCGAAGAACTCGCCTCGGCAAAAGCCCTGCTTGAAAACCGGAAAACGATGATCGATAAGTTGCGCAATATGCCGGTTTCCGGGCGCATCGTGGCAAACTTTCTGCCGCTGGAAGAACTGGCCGGGAGCACTATGGATATTCCCCTGATGACGGGAGATGAGGTTGTTATCCCGAAAAATCCGGCATCGGTCGCGGTTTTGGGTGAGGTTTACAACCCGGTTTCGCTGATCTGTCGACCAGGGCAGACCGTTGCCTATTATCTTGATCGGGTCGGGGGGATAAAAGAAACGGCCAACGAAGAGGCGATGTTCATCGTCCGAGCGGATGGAACGGTTTTAAGCAATAAACAGGCAGGGCTCGGGGTCCGCTGGAATGGCGATCGGTTCCGCTGGGAATTTGGCGGGTTTTACACGACAGTGCTCTACCCCGGTGACACCATTTTTGTCCCCGAGGAAATCGAAAAAATGGCGGTCATGCGCAATGTCAAGGATATCTCGACAATTTTCTATCAAATGGCCCTCGGCGCGGCGGCCATTGCCTCGTTCTGATTTACGCCGCGTGACCATGGAATGATCTTGATACGATCGAATGGATTCCTGAACATTTATGGACCCGCTACCCGCGCAATTAATAAACAGCATGGTTGAGACGCTCCGCCTGGCTGTTCCCGACTGTATCGCGATTTATCGTTTTGGTTCCTTTGGAACGGATGATCAGCGCCTGGACAGTGATATTGACCTGGCGTTGTTGCCGGAGTCGCCCCTTGACTCGTTGCGGCGTTGGGAAATCGCTCAACAGCTGGCGAATCTGGCGCGAAAAAATGTTGATCTGGTCGACCTGTGGCAGGCATCAACCGTTTTGCGCATGCAGGTGGTGGCGACAGGTGAACGTCTTTATTGTGCCAATCGTGACGCTGCCGGGCGCTTCGAAGATCATGTTTTTTCCAGTTATGCCCGTCTGAACGAAGAGCGGCAGCTGATTATTGATGACGCGCGACAGCGAGGAAGCGTCTATGGCAAATAATGATGTTCTGTTGAACAAGGTCACGATCATCGAACGTTGTCTGGCCCGTGTCGAAACCGAGTACCGTGGCCATGAGGCTGAACTTGAAAGTAATTTTACCCGTCAGGACTCGATCATCCTCAATCTGCAACGTGCCTGTGAAGCTTCGATCGACCTCGCGATGCATCTGGTACGCGTGCGTAAACTGGGGATTCCACAGGAGTCCCGTGATGCCTTTGATTTTCTTTTCGAGGCAGGCATGGTTGATGCGTCGTTGAAAGACCGACTCAAGGCGATGGTCGGTTTTCGCAATATTGCAGTGCATGATTATCGCAAGCTGAACCTTGCGGTGGTGCGCAGTATTGTTGAAACGCGGTTAGGTGATTTTCGTGAGTTTGCGCAGTCTGTTCTCCAGTCGCAGGTTGATGAGGCATGATGGATAATATGGATAATAATCAGCAAAAAGAGACAACCGTTCAGGATTCGTACGTCGCAGATGACGAGATCAACCTGCTCGAATATCTGCTGGTGCTGGCTAAAAACTGGCGCACGATTGTTGCGGTTTGTGGGGTGACCTTTGTGCTGGCGTGCGGTGTCACCCTCCTGATGCCGAATATCTACACCGCCACCACCCGTATCATGCCGCCCAGTGAGAGTAAGGGGGGGCTGGCGTCGATGCTCGGCGGGATGAGTGACCTGGCTGCATTGGCCGGCGTTTCAGCAGGCGGGGGTTCGGGCGATCTCTATGTCGCGATGCTCAAGAGCCGCTCGGTTTCCGACGCTATCATCGACCGCTTTGACTTGATGAACGTCTATGAGCAGGATTACCGGGTGAAGATGTATGTGAAACTGAGCAAATTGGTCGATGTCTCCCTTGGCAAGAAGGACGGGATGATCGCTGTCAGTGTCGAGGACGAAAAGCCCGAGCGCGCCGCAGATATCGCCAATGCCTTTGTTGAGGAACTGCAGAAACTCAACTTGCAGCTCAACCTGAACAGCGCCGGACGGCAGCGCGTTTTTCTTGAACAACGGTTGAAGCTGGTCAAGGCGGAACTGGTCAAGGCGGAAGAGGCGCTACGCGATTTCCAGATCGCGAACAAGGCGATCAAGATCGATGCCCAGGCGACAGCGACGATTGAAGCGTTCGGCAGGATCAAGGGGGAGATTGCCAGCAAGGAAGTTGAGCTGGGGGTCGCCCAGTCGTTTCAGACCGAGCAGAATTTCGAGGTCAAGGCGCTGCGTGAATCGATAGCCGCACTTAAAGAGCAGCTGCGGCGGCTGGAACAGTCGCCGGATGGCAAGAAAGTTTCCGGTGATGTCTTTATTGCCACCGCCGATGTGCCGGAAATCGGCTTGCAGTATGCCCGTCTGCTGCGTGATTTCAAAATTCAGGAAACCCTTTTCGAGCTGCTGACCAGGCAGTATGAAATGGCCAAGATTGAGGAGTCAAAGAACACCTCGACAATACAGGTTCTCGACCAGGCCGTCCCCCCGGATCGCAAGAGCAAGCCGAAACGTGCATTGATGGTGTTAGCAGTGACCTTTGTCGCTGGTTTCATGGCGGTACTCTTTGCTTTTATCCGCGAGTATGGGGGACGGATGTCAGCTGATGATCGCATGCTCTGGGATGAGATTAAAGGTCGATTGTCTTTACGCAGGGCCGGGAAGAAGCAATAGGCCGGGACTTGTTTTAGCCGCAGATAAGGTCTGATAAAAGCGGATAAAACCCAAGATCTGGGTTTGGTTTGAGGCTTTAACTATCAGATTGAATCAGATTGAATCCGCGGCAGAAAAAGATCTTCAGGCCTCCTGGCAACAGACAAGGGGGAAATGGGTATTTTCGCGGCTGACAGGGCGTGCGTCGCATGATGAACGAATACAAGAGAATTTACGGCCAGGTTCGTGACTTTACGCCAAGTGAACTGCGGGAAACCTTCGCCGCCATCCCCTTGATTCAGCTGGCGGTCCTTTTTGGATCACGGGCCCAGGGCAGGGTGCCCGCTGGTGCCAAAAGCGATTACGACTTTGCCGTGCTGCTGGACAAAAGCGCGCCCGCCGATTGGGGACATCTGGCCAAAGCCCGCGTCGAACTGGGGCAGGCACTACGATTGGCCGACTGCGATTTTGACCTGGTCGATCTGGAGGTCGCGTCGCAGGCCATTAAAAAGAGTATCAAACAGCGCTACATTCTCATAAAAGGGACTGAAGATGAGCTTTGCAGACTACTTGGCTAGTTCCAGACAGACTGCCGAGGCCGAAAAAGAGGTGCTCGACCAACTGCAGGAAAAGGTTATCCAGAGCGGTGCGCTCGACAAAATCGAGATTCGCGCCGCCAGGGCCTCCATGCAGATCCTGATCGAAAACGCCATTGGCAAAGCGCGCCGCATCCTGAAGCACTACAATTGCCCCCTGGTACCGTCCCGGGCTCGAGATGCCCTGGTCATCATGTTTGAAACCGGACTGCTGGACGATGCCCTGTACCAGAGCCTGATGGCGGCAGTCGGTTTTCGAAATGCCATGATTCACGACTACATGAATTTCGATGAGACGGTGCTGCTCGGAATCCTTCGTTCAGGGAAGTACCTCAAGGTCTACGAATTTCTCATGGAGGAGTCAACCTACAACACTGTGCAACTGAAGCGGGTGGAGAGTTATTCCTTTTAGCCGCTGATAAGTCAAAAGCAAACTAACAGCTTTTTTAGGTTAACCCGAGTCTTGATTCTGGTTTTAAGCTTTTGCCGTCATCCGCCCTTATCCGCTTTTATCAGCGGCTAAAAAAGAGTTTTTGTGTTTTTTGATTTTGCGTTAACCTGGCAGCCTGAAAGACACGAAGGAGATCGAATGAAAAAAGCATATCTTGAGGTTGTTCTGGAAGATATCAACAGTAAATTCGATCTGGTTCTCGAAGGGCATGAATTACTGCGCAGTGAAATTCGCGACCTTTCCCGCAAGACCGATGAACGCTTTGATCTGGTTGATTTCAAGATCGACACCCTGAATCAGAAGATCGATGCCGTTGCTGCCGATCTTAAGGCGACTGACATACGGTTGTCAGATAAAATCGATGGAGTCGCAACTGATCTCAAGGCCCATCGGGACGATACTGAAGCGCATCATGGGGTTTATCGGGTCAAAGAGAGCTGATGGTTAATTTTCGGGGTACGGAAGTTCCGGGAGGATATCCATCCTGAATCGTTGTGTCGACGCAAAGCTGTTGAATGTTTTTATCATCGTGATGTCAAGGGATTAAGTGAGACGGAGAAGGAATGGTCACTGTCGAAACAATAAAAAAGAAGCAGGCAAAAATTGCACTCGTCGGTCTGGGCTACGTCGGTCTGCCGCTGGCAGCGGCCTTCGGCAAGGTTGTCGAGGTGCTGGGCTTCGATATTAATGACAAGAAAATTGCTGAACTCAGACGTGGTTATGATGCCACCGGCGAACTTTCGGCGCAACAACTGGCGGCGACGCGCATCGATTATACCCTTGACCCGGCACGTTTAAAGGAAGCCCGTTTTTTCATTGTCACCGTACCCACGCCGATTGATGAGCATCGTCGCCCCGACCTGCGTCCCGTCGAATCGGCGGCACGCACGATTGGCCGCAATCTGATGCCGGGATCTATCGTTGTCTTTGAGTCGACCGTCTACCCCGGCGTGACCGAGGAGATCTGTGTGCCAATTCTGGAGACCGAATCGGGTCTGCAATGCGGGGTCGACTTCAAGGTTGGCTATTCCCCCGAGCGGATTAACCCGGGGGATAAAGTGCACACCGTCGACAAAATCGTCAAGGTTGTTTCCGGGCAAGATGAAGAAGCTCTTGAGACGATTGCCAGTGTCTACGCGTTGGTGGTAACCGCCGGGGTGCACCGTGCAACGTCGATCAAAGTGGCCGAGGCCGCCAAGGTTATCGAGAACACCCAGCGCGATCTCAATATCGCCCTCATGAACGAACTGGCGATTATTTTCGGCAAGCTTGGTATTTCGACCCGGGACGTTCTTGCGGCAGCAGGCACCAAATGGAATTTCCTCAACTTCACGCCAGGTTTGGTCGGTGGGCACTGTATCGGTGTTGATCCCTACTACCTCACCTTTAAAGCCGAAGAGATTGGTTATCACCCGCAGGTTATTCTCGCCGGTCGGCGCATTAACGACAGCATGGGCAAGTATGTCGCGGAGCATACCGTCAAGAAGCTCATTCATTGCGGGAAAGCTGTCCGGGGTTCCCGCGTGCTGGTGTTGGGCTTGACCTTCAAGGAAAACGTCCCGGACATACGCAACTCCAAGGTGATCGACATTATCCGCGAATTGCAGGATTATGGCGTCGAGGTACTCGTTACGGATCCTTGTGCAGATGCCGCAGAGGCACGCCACGAATATGATCTGCAACTAATCGATGTGGAAGCTGTCGGCAGGGTCGATGCGGTCGTGTGGGCAGTGGCCCATGAACAGTTTCGGGAACGCTTTACTCCTGCAGCGCTCAAACAGATTTGCTGTAATGATGGCTGCGGCGTAGTGGTGGATGTCAAGGGCGTGCTTTCCAGGGGAGCGGTAGAAAAAGAGGGGCTGGCGTATTGGGGGCTGTAGCTTGCCGGGATATTCTCCCAGGTCGTCAGCCGGGGAAACATGGTTTCTCTCTTTTCCAGAGTGCATAGTGACCGATGATGACAAGTAATTTTTTGAAACCTCCCTGATTGCGCAGGCCCAGGCGTCGATGTTGGATGAAGTTCGCGACTCCCTGCTTGCAGGTAAAAAACTGACGCGACTGGAGCAGAACGGAGTGCTGCATGCGTTGCAGATTCTTGTTAAAAATGCCATCGGCAAAGCAAAGCAGATTCTCAAGGCCACAAAAGCAAACGAACAGCTTTTTTTAGGTTAACCCCCGAGTCTTGATGCTGGTTTTAAGGTTTTGCCGTCATCCGTCCTTATCCGCCCTTATCCGCCTCTATCAGCGGCAAAAAAAAATTTGTCGGTTGTTGAGACCCCGAGACCTCTGCCCGGCAATTCCAGGGTTTTTAGGTGCAAGGAGAAAAGATTGATATCTTGATCCTTCGAGCAGTAAACCGGACGTGGCGGAACCGCGAAAAGAGATTGTCATCACGCGTTCTTTCTGGTAGGTTTCCCCCTTTAAGAAATGTCTGATGGGTTGGAGGAGAGTCTGCGTGCTTCTGTTGCGATTGTTGCTGTTGTTCTTCGTTGTAGCCTTGCCGTTGTCCGTCGTAGAGAGTGCGTCAGCGGCGCCCCCGTCCACAATAACCCCCCTTGACAGCTGGGTTTATCCAGCGCTGGACAAGCTGTCCGGTCTTGGACTGATTCAAACAACATTCCAGGGAACTCGTCCCTATACGCGAAATGAAGTCGCCCGTCAGATCAACGAAGGGCTGACTCGCCTGACCCTCATTGACTCACCCCAGATCGGTCGGGAGCTGCTCTTCCGACTCGAACGGGATTATTGCACCGAACTACGTGCACTGGAGCATCCTGAACGCCCCGCCAGCAGTTATTTCGTGCCGCTTCGCGAGTTCAGCGCACAATATCGCTATCAGGAAGGGCGTGATGTCGCGATTGTTGGTGCCGGTGTCGTGGCGGCACAGTTCCCTTTGAATGTCAATAACGACGGGATATCCTACAGTGAACACAATAATGCCCAACTGACGTTCTCAGCGGATACCCGTCTCGGCTCGTTCGGCCTTTTGTCTCTGCGTCCGCAGTTGCTCATCGTTGACAACGGTCGCAAAAAAGCTTCAACTGACGTGTCCTTACGTAACGGTCGTGTTGCCACTCAACTGGGCGCTTTTGAAATCTCACTCGGACGCCAGTCACTCTGGTGGGGGCCGGGGCGGCACGGTGCTCTGGTGCTGAGCAATAATGCCCAGCCGCTTGACATGTTGCGGATCACCAACCCCAGTCCCATCCGTTTACCCTGGTTCCTGAAATATCTCGGTCGATTCAAACTGGATCTGTTCTGGAGTCGGCTGGAGGCGGAGCGGGTCGTCCCGAAACCGTATTTTTCCGGGGTCAGAATGGCGTTGCAACCTGTGGACTGGTTCACGTTGGGCGCGTCACGCGGAATTATGTTCGGCGGGGAAGGGCGCCCCGGTGTCGGCGGGGCCGATTTTTTAACGATTATCAGCGGAAAGAACCTTTCTGGTGGTGAAGATACCAGCAATTCCGTCGCAGCGGTTGATTTTCGGCTTAAATTCCCGTTTATGTGGGGGGTTGAATTCTACGGTGAAGCCGGTGGAGAAGATGAAGCCGGCGGTTGGTTGGCGAACTCCGCCAGGTTGGCGGGCTTTTATTTTCCGCGCATCGAACCGAGTGGCCGGTTGTCGCTTCGGCTGGAATATGCGGACCTGTCGCATATCGATGACAATTCGCCGATGTGGTACCGCCACGGAATCTACCGGTCGGGATACACTTACGAGGGCAAATTACTCGGCCACCATGCCGGAGGGGGGACGAACGATTATTTTGCCGAATTGGTTTGCTTTTTGCCCGGCGAGTCTAAAGTGGTTTTAAGCTACAATTATGAACGCCGCGGCAGTGATCGTCCCATCCAGGAAAAGCATCATCAGGGCGTGGTTGAAATAGGAAAAACAGTAGGGCGGTTTTTGAGCTTGTCTTTAGATGGGAGAATAAATAAAATCAACAATTCAGGTTTTGTTGACGGTGCCGGTCGGACCGATTGGCTGGTGACTGTTGGCGGTGCAATTTTCTTTTAAGGGAGGCTCCCCTTGCGATGTCCATTATCCATATTTAGCACATTTATCTGCGTCTAATTTCTTTTCTTAGATTTTTTTTTTGCAGATACAGCGTTAATTTTAGAAATTTGTTAGAAAGCAATGTTATGGCTGATGGCTTTGGCGAAGGAGTGGTCACATGCAAAAAGACCATTTGGAAATCATCCTCGCAGATATGAACAGCAAATTCGATCTGCTGCTCGAAGGGCATGCCGGCCTTCGCGATGAGATCCGCGAAACACGCACAGAATTGACCAATAAAAAAATCATGCATGAGGTGACGTGGGAAAAATACGGAAAATAAATCTGTCCGTTTTTTTCTCAGGTTTTCCACCGAAGAGCAACAGGACGCAGATAAGATCTGAAAGTGCTTGATTTTAAACAACAATCTTATGGTTCAGATCAATCAGCCGTTATCAGATTTGAGCAGCGGCCAAATGTGCCACGAAGAGGTTTCGATATGGAAAAAGAACAGACATTGAAAGTTCTTTCCCGACACTTCGAAGAGATTCGCCACAGATTTGGTGTCGAATCTCTGGCCTTCTTTGGTTCTGTCGCCAGAGGCGGGGCACGACCAGACAGCGATCTGGACGTTCTGGTGACCTTTAAACAAGCGCCAGGGTTGTTCGGATTTCTGGAATTGAAACATTATCTTGAACAGCTTATGTCTTGCCCCGTCGATCTTGTGACGGAAAAGGCGCTTAAAAAGCAGTTGAAAGAAGAAATCCTTCGGCAGGCCATCCGTGTCCACTAGATTCTGGTACGTGCGCATTGAGGACATTCTTGAGGCCATCAATGCCATTGAGGACTATACCATCCGGGATGGACTTTGCCGCTTGGGAAAAGGATCGTAAAACGATCGATGCCGTTATTCGAAACTGTGAAATCATCGGTGAAGCTAACAGCGTCCCCACCGGACATGGTTCTCCTGTATGTGAATTTGAGAGGTGTCATCATGGAAAGAATCATTAATATCCACATTGAAAAACTACCTGAAGGTTTATATCTTGCGACTTCTGATGACGTCCAGGGGTTGGTGGCCCAAGGCAGAACCGTTGCAGAAGTAATGGAAATAGCAAGGGATGTTGCGCGTAGACTTCTGGAAGCACAGGATGAACGTAAAAAATCTCTGAAGTTACCACCGCTAAAGAAACGTTTTGATCTTCAACTTGTTATCGGCAATTAACATGGGTCGGCTGGCAGGGTTCAGGTATCGTGAGATCATCAAACGCCTCAAGCAATTTGGTTTCGAATTCGATCGTCAGGCCGCAGGCAGCCATGAGGTGTGGTTTAATGCAACCACAAACCGTTACACAACTATTCCGAATCACACTGGCGATATGCCCGAGGGGACTCTGAAGGCAATCTTGAAGCAGGCTGGAATTGAGCCGGAACAATTTATGAAAAAGTAACTGTCGAGTTAGAGCGTTGTTGATTTATTAAAAGGTGCCTGTCCCCCTCGAAGGTTTCCAGACTATAGCTTTTATTTTGCTCCAGCTTAATCGGTTCTTTGTGCCACTTTACTCTAAAAAGGGTTTGCCCTTCTTTGCGGCGCGAGCAAGCTTTTTTGACTGTAAAGGTCCCTCGACCAAGAAAGAGCTGAATAGTTACATTTTGTCTTAAAGATTGACAAAATCATCACTGAAGTGACAGCGCATCCGGCTGATACTGAGGCGCATGATGATGGGGGGGCTGGTGAAAGAGAGTTGAAGGGTGGAAGGGGTTCAAGCGGTTTTCGTCCGAATCAAGAAAAAGTTAGTTAACTTTTTAGAATGTCCCCCTGGATTTCCCTGGCTCAGGCGTTAGTAGGACGTAAATTCGGAGACCGAAATGGACGAGAAAGATAAGAAGTTTATTGAAGATTTATTTGTTAAGCAAACAGAACAATTTCAGCAGTATATCGGCATAATGGCTGAAAATATTGATCATAAATTAGCTTTGGTTGCCGAAGGGCATCAAATGCTTTCGGAGAAGTTGGATCGAGTTGAATCGAGCCTGGTCTTGAAGATCAACACCGTCGAGAAGAACTTGTCGGCACGGCTCGATGACGTCGCTGTCGATCTTAAGTCACACCGGACCGATACCGAGGCGCATCATGGCGGGGTGTATCTGGTCAAGGAGAACAGAAGGGTGTTTCTCTGGCCAACTTGGTAACCTGGGAGCCCGAACCCACTCTTGCCCCCAGATTCGCAGAAGAATGCCCATCAAATTGGTCAGCAAGCTGCTGACCAGTTGCCATGGTTTCATATCGTCAGGTCGTATAGAATCGATTCCCGAAGATTTGCAAGGGAGCTTGCCTTCCATTGAGCAGATTGAGGCTGAATTGAGTGACCATGGTGAGGTGAAATGAAGATCGTTTTTCGCGTTGACGTCTCACTCCAAATAGATAGCAGCCATGTCATGCGTTGCCTGACTCTGGCCGATGTTTATTGGGTTTTAACTTAGCAACTTCTCAACCTGAAGCCTGACCCCGAGGGTGACCTTTTTATATTGTATGAGACGGGTTTTATGATGGTTAAAAGAAGTGGGGCTGCATTTAGAGCTGTTTCATATTTATGGTTGGGCTCTATCTTGGGTGCCGGTTGCGCATTTCTGACACAAATTGTTCTTGCACGTAAACTTGGCCCGGAAAAATATGGGATTTTTGCATCTTCACTCAGCATGATCATGCTGATTTCTCCATTAGCTGGATTTGGTATCGCTCAATATTGGCTAAAGATTTTTGGACAAGAAGGTTGGC
This Desulfuromonadaceae bacterium DNA region includes the following protein-coding sequences:
- a CDS encoding nucleotide sugar dehydrogenase yields the protein MVTVETIKKKQAKIALVGLGYVGLPLAAAFGKVVEVLGFDINDKKIAELRRGYDATGELSAQQLAATRIDYTLDPARLKEARFFIVTVPTPIDEHRRPDLRPVESAARTIGRNLMPGSIVVFESTVYPGVTEEICVPILETESGLQCGVDFKVGYSPERINPGDKVHTVDKIVKVVSGQDEEALETIASVYALVVTAGVHRATSIKVAEAAKVIENTQRDLNIALMNELAIIFGKLGISTRDVLAAAGTKWNFLNFTPGLVGGHCIGVDPYYLTFKAEEIGYHPQVILAGRRINDSMGKYVAEHTVKKLIHCGKAVRGSRVLVLGLTFKENVPDIRNSKVIDIIRELQDYGVEVLVTDPCADAAEARHEYDLQLIDVEAVGRVDAVVWAVAHEQFRERFTPAALKQICCNDGCGVVVDVKGVLSRGAVEKEGLAYWGL
- a CDS encoding nucleotidyltransferase family protein, producing the protein MEKEQTLKVLSRHFEEIRHRFGVESLAFFGSVARGGARPDSDLDVLVTFKQAPGLFGFLELKHYLEQLMSCPVDLVTEKALKKQLKEEILRQAIRVH
- a CDS encoding type II toxin-antitoxin system HicA family toxin, with the translated sequence MGRLAGFRYREIIKRLKQFGFEFDRQAAGSHEVWFNATTNRYTTIPNHTGDMPEGTLKAILKQAGIEPEQFMKK
- a CDS encoding DUF1902 domain-containing protein; translation: MERIINIHIEKLPEGLYLATSDDVQGLVAQGRTVAEVMEIARDVARRLLEAQDERKKSLKLPPLKKRFDLQLVIGN
- a CDS encoding capsule assembly Wzi family protein, yielding MLLLRLLLLFFVVALPLSVVESASAAPPSTITPLDSWVYPALDKLSGLGLIQTTFQGTRPYTRNEVARQINEGLTRLTLIDSPQIGRELLFRLERDYCTELRALEHPERPASSYFVPLREFSAQYRYQEGRDVAIVGAGVVAAQFPLNVNNDGISYSEHNNAQLTFSADTRLGSFGLLSLRPQLLIVDNGRKKASTDVSLRNGRVATQLGAFEISLGRQSLWWGPGRHGALVLSNNAQPLDMLRITNPSPIRLPWFLKYLGRFKLDLFWSRLEAERVVPKPYFSGVRMALQPVDWFTLGASRGIMFGGEGRPGVGGADFLTIISGKNLSGGEDTSNSVAAVDFRLKFPFMWGVEFYGEAGGEDEAGGWLANSARLAGFYFPRIEPSGRLSLRLEYADLSHIDDNSPMWYRHGIYRSGYTYEGKLLGHHAGGGTNDYFAELVCFLPGESKVVLSYNYERRGSDRPIQEKHHQGVVEIGKTVGRFLSLSLDGRINKINNSGFVDGAGRTDWLVTVGGAIFF